A genomic window from Acidobacteriota bacterium includes:
- a CDS encoding dienelactone hydrolase family protein, protein MERKQASDYPQELLDLFHEYQHGDITRRSFLDRAGKFATGGLTALAIFESLKPNYAWAQQVPPDDKRIKVGYEVVQSPAGNGTIKGYLARPSKGGKLPVVLVIHENRGLSPYIEDVARRFALANFIAFAPDGLTSVGGFPGTDEKGAAAFRTVDGKKMTEDFVAAAKWLKARPDSTKKLGAVGFCFGGGIVNQLAVRLGADLNAGAPFYGRQAGADDVPKISAPLLLHYAGNDQGINAGIAAYEAALKANNKVYTVHMYEGKQHGFHNDTTPRYDEASAKLAWTRTLEFFNKYLR, encoded by the coding sequence ATGGAACGTAAGCAAGCATCCGATTATCCGCAGGAGTTGTTAGACCTGTTTCACGAGTACCAGCATGGCGACATCACGCGCCGTAGCTTCCTCGACCGCGCGGGCAAGTTCGCCACCGGCGGCCTGACCGCCCTGGCGATTTTCGAGAGCCTGAAGCCGAACTATGCCTGGGCGCAACAAGTGCCGCCCGACGACAAGCGCATCAAAGTCGGCTACGAAGTGGTGCAATCGCCAGCGGGCAACGGCACGATCAAGGGCTATCTGGCCCGTCCGTCTAAAGGCGGGAAACTGCCCGTGGTGCTTGTCATTCACGAGAATCGCGGACTCAGTCCCTATATCGAAGACGTGGCCCGCCGCTTCGCGCTCGCCAACTTCATCGCCTTTGCGCCCGACGGATTGACCTCGGTCGGCGGTTTTCCGGGCACCGATGAAAAAGGCGCCGCCGCCTTTCGCACGGTGGATGGCAAAAAGATGACCGAAGATTTCGTCGCGGCGGCCAAGTGGCTTAAGGCGCGCCCGGATTCAACCAAGAAACTGGGCGCGGTCGGATTCTGCTTTGGCGGCGGCATCGTGAATCAATTGGCCGTGCGGCTGGGCGCTGATCTAAACGCGGGAGCGCCTTTCTATGGCCGCCAGGCGGGCGCTGATGATGTCCCCAAGATCAGCGCGCCGCTGTTGCTGCATTACGCAGGCAATGATCAAGGCATCAACGCGGGCATCGCGGCTTATGAAGCGGCGCTCAAGGCCAACAACAAGGTCTACACCGTGCACATGTACGAGGGCAAACAGCACGGCTTCCACAACGACACGACGCCGCGTTATGACGAAGCGTCGGCGAAACTGGCCTGGACGCGCACGCTCGAATTTTTCAACAAATACCTGCGCTAA
- a CDS encoding C40 family peptidase, whose translation MPALSSGPRNFRAVQRSESTTLDQTICSFDQYKEKIERMRQFQVPLCLAVLICVLICAPRATQAQQAKDKAEAKPPTITAPLVGEIPIPPVLTHAKDLTKLVLPSLSNRLLNPPMPFGGDPAASLRSAILNKLGIRYRFYGTNDNGYDCSGFVWRVFQDAGVDFQRVAARSLWSQLPEPTPEEIKQFGTLVFFNDLKHVGIVRDATTFYHASSSKGVTVSEFAGYWEKRITGYRRAPLALIPQLMRAAE comes from the coding sequence ATGCCCGCACTTTCGAGCGGTCCTCGCAATTTTCGAGCGGTACAAAGATCAGAGAGCACCACCTTGGATCAAACGATCTGCTCATTTGATCAATACAAGGAGAAAATCGAACGTATGCGACAATTTCAAGTGCCCCTTTGCCTTGCCGTGCTTATTTGTGTGCTCATTTGCGCCCCACGCGCTACGCAAGCACAACAAGCAAAAGATAAAGCCGAGGCAAAGCCCCCCACAATCACGGCGCCCCTGGTTGGGGAAATCCCTATTCCACCGGTGCTGACCCATGCCAAAGATCTGACCAAACTCGTCTTGCCCAGCCTCAGCAACAGATTACTCAATCCGCCCATGCCCTTTGGCGGCGACCCGGCGGCGAGCTTACGCTCGGCAATCTTGAATAAGCTGGGCATTCGTTATCGCTTCTATGGCACGAATGATAATGGCTATGATTGTTCAGGCTTCGTCTGGCGCGTTTTCCAGGATGCGGGCGTGGATTTTCAGCGCGTGGCGGCGCGCTCGCTGTGGAGCCAGTTGCCAGAACCGACCCCAGAGGAAATCAAACAGTTCGGCACGCTGGTCTTTTTCAACGACCTAAAACACGTGGGCATCGTGCGCGACGCCACGACGTTCTATCACGCCTCAAGTTCAAAAGGCGTGACCGTTTCTGAATTTGCCGGTTACTGGGAAAAGCGCATCACAGGCTATCGCCGCGCGCCGCTGGCACTCATCCCGCAATTGATGAGGGCCGCCGAGTAA
- a CDS encoding glucose 1-dehydrogenase, which translates to MNKQDLSGRVALITGASTGIGRWAALAMSECGAAVAINYHKNRAGAEETLQAIEAAGGRGVIIQADVSTKSGAESVVAAARAQLGPIDILVNNAGDLVQRCALREFTEELWDQVMNLNLKSVWLVSQAALGEMIERQAGTIINVGSIAGHHGGGPGAAVYATAKAGVHCLTKGMAKELAPFGIRVNAVAPGVIETPFHERMSTPEMMRQFAAGIPLGRTGMAEECGRVIAFLASEAASYIHGELIEINGGQLMV; encoded by the coding sequence ATGAACAAGCAAGACTTGAGCGGACGTGTGGCCTTAATCACCGGCGCGAGCACGGGCATCGGTCGTTGGGCGGCGCTGGCCATGTCCGAGTGCGGCGCGGCGGTGGCGATCAACTACCACAAAAATCGGGCGGGGGCGGAAGAGACTTTGCAAGCCATTGAAGCGGCGGGCGGGCGCGGCGTCATCATTCAAGCGGACGTTTCGACCAAGTCGGGCGCTGAGAGCGTTGTGGCGGCGGCGCGGGCGCAACTTGGCCCCATTGATATTCTGGTCAACAACGCGGGCGATCTGGTGCAGCGTTGCGCATTGCGCGAATTCACTGAAGAGTTGTGGGATCAGGTGATGAACCTGAACTTGAAGAGCGTCTGGCTGGTTTCGCAGGCGGCGCTGGGTGAGATGATCGAACGCCAGGCGGGCACGATTATCAATGTCGGTTCGATTGCCGGGCATCACGGCGGCGGGCCGGGCGCGGCAGTTTATGCGACGGCCAAAGCGGGCGTGCATTGTTTGACGAAAGGGATGGCGAAGGAGCTTGCGCCGTTCGGCATTCGCGTCAATGCGGTCGCGCCGGGCGTGATCGAAACGCCCTTTCACGAACGTATGTCTACGCCAGAGATGATGCGGCAATTTGCGGCGGGCATTCCGTTGGGGCGCACGGGCATGGCGGAAGAGTGCGGGCGGGTGATTGCGTTTCTGGCGTCAGAGGCGGCGAGTTATATCCACGGGGAACTGATCGAAATCAATGGCGGCCAATTGATGGTGTGA
- the nagA gene encoding N-acetylglucosamine-6-phosphate deacetylase, whose product MKRVRGQLNDLAGATLTDVLIAAGRIHSVQLADLAQPCDLGGAEYHLAPGFIDLQINGYAGVDFNDASTTPAQIAAAFRQLWRTGTTALLPTVITGSHAHIAQCFANLLRAADEFPEVARGMLGLHLEGPFISTEDGPRGAHPREHARPPDWDEFERWQDAARGQIRLVTLSPEWPEANAFIERAAAAGVIVAIGHTAATPAQIADAVKAGAGLSTHLGNGSHARIERHPNYIWEQLAADELSASFIVDGQHLPPAVVKCFLRCKGVARSILVTDAIAAAGCPPGRYRLGHIEVEVTPAGRVCLPGTAYLAGSVLEMHEAVANTVRYSEATLTDALRMASANPAALLGVHEQYGMLEAGRRADLILFRWDAPSATLDIAATISGGALVYDAACH is encoded by the coding sequence ATGAAGCGAGTCAGAGGACAACTCAATGACCTCGCAGGTGCGACACTGACAGATGTGTTAATTGCCGCCGGGCGCATCCATTCTGTTCAACTGGCAGATTTGGCGCAGCCCTGTGACCTTGGCGGCGCTGAATATCATCTCGCGCCCGGTTTCATTGACCTGCAAATCAACGGCTACGCTGGCGTAGATTTCAACGACGCCAGCACCACCCCTGCACAAATTGCTGCGGCCTTTCGGCAACTGTGGCGCACGGGCACGACAGCGCTGTTGCCGACGGTAATCACGGGTTCGCACGCGCATATCGCACAATGTTTCGCCAACCTGTTGCGCGCGGCAGATGAATTCCCTGAAGTCGCGCGCGGTATGCTGGGCTTGCATCTGGAAGGCCCGTTCATCTCAACCGAAGATGGCCCACGCGGCGCGCATCCGCGTGAACACGCGCGGCCACCAGATTGGGACGAGTTCGAGCGCTGGCAGGATGCCGCGCGCGGGCAGATTCGCCTCGTGACTTTGTCGCCCGAATGGCCGGAAGCGAATGCCTTTATCGAACGCGCCGCCGCCGCCGGTGTGATCGTGGCCATCGGTCACACCGCTGCCACGCCCGCGCAAATCGCCGATGCGGTCAAAGCAGGTGCGGGCTTGTCCACGCATCTTGGCAATGGTTCGCACGCCAGGATCGAGCGCCATCCGAATTACATTTGGGAACAACTGGCGGCGGATGAACTGAGCGCCAGCTTTATCGTAGACGGCCAGCACCTGCCGCCCGCCGTCGTCAAATGCTTCCTGCGCTGCAAGGGCGTCGCGCGCAGCATCCTCGTCACCGACGCCATCGCCGCCGCAGGCTGTCCGCCGGGCCGCTATCGCCTGGGTCACATCGAAGTCGAAGTCACCCCCGCCGGCCGCGTCTGCTTGCCGGGCACGGCCTATCTGGCCGGGTCGGTATTGGAAATGCACGAAGCGGTGGCGAATACAGTTCGCTATTCCGAGGCGACGTTGACGGACGCTTTGCGGATGGCGAGCGCAAATCCGGCGGCGTTGTTGGGCGTGCACGAGCAATACGGAATGCTTGAAGCCGGGCGGCGCGCAGACTTGATCCTGTTTCGTTGGGATGCGCCAAGCGCGACACTGGACATTGCGGCCACGATCAGCGGTGGTGCATTGGTCTATGACGCCGCGTGCCACTGA
- a CDS encoding helix-turn-helix transcriptional regulator — protein sequence MTPKGIGSKRKTKGYTISAIADHYGVHQQTLRLYEREGLLKPSRSDGNVRLYSDEDVERLEVILKLTRDLGVNLAGVEIILNMREKMDQMQREFNRFLESLRNYAEQSMAESQDPHNLQALVPTRRTIVLKSTKRVATIREAAGRED from the coding sequence ATGACGCCAAAAGGGATTGGCAGTAAGCGTAAAACCAAAGGCTACACGATCAGCGCCATCGCCGATCATTACGGAGTGCACCAGCAAACGCTGCGGCTTTACGAACGCGAAGGGCTGCTCAAACCCTCGCGCTCGGATGGCAACGTCCGCCTTTATAGCGACGAAGATGTCGAGCGCCTGGAAGTCATTTTGAAGCTGACGCGCGATCTGGGCGTCAATCTGGCTGGGGTCGAGATCATCCTGAACATGCGCGAGAAAATGGATCAGATGCAGCGCGAGTTCAATCGCTTTTTGGAGTCGCTGCGCAATTACGCCGAACAGAGCATGGCCGAGTCACAAGACCCGCATAACTTACAAGCCCTGGTGCCGACGCGCCGCACCATCGTGCTCAAATCAACCAAGCGTGTTGCCACGATCCGCGAAGCAGCCGGCAGAGAAGACTGA
- a CDS encoding DUF1972 domain-containing protein, whose translation MKIAILGTRGIPANYGGFETFAEQLGTRMAARGHDVTVYCRKHYSNSRTTTRYNGVKLVVLPTIRHKYFDTVIHTLLSVLHATFRKYDVILLCNAANSLFSFIPRLLGTPTLVNVDGLERKRKKWNWVGRGYYLVSEWLSTFLPTAIVTDAQVIQDYYATRYGKESAMIAYGAEVARRAMPDLLTKYDLEPNRYVLYVSRLEPENNAHLVIEAYQNLKTDWPLVIVGGAPYAQEYIAQLKSTRDPRVKFFGFVFGEDYRALQQNAYCYVHATEVGGTHPALIEAMGAGNCALTLNTPENVEVLGAAGILYDSVADLTRQLQRILADPALITEYRRRAMSRVLELYNWEQITDEYETLLSKLAGIELVSERVPSAAPSRNEFTYPRAPFAEEQPAETRRTATTLH comes from the coding sequence ATGAAAATTGCCATTTTGGGGACGCGCGGCATTCCCGCGAACTACGGCGGTTTTGAGACATTTGCCGAACAATTGGGAACGCGCATGGCGGCGCGCGGGCATGACGTTACGGTCTATTGCCGGAAGCACTATTCGAATAGCCGCACGACCACGCGTTACAACGGCGTTAAACTGGTTGTCCTGCCGACAATTCGCCACAAGTATTTCGACACGGTAATCCACACGCTCCTGTCCGTGTTGCACGCCACCTTCCGCAAGTATGACGTGATTTTGCTTTGCAACGCGGCGAATAGCCTTTTCTCGTTCATCCCCAGGTTGCTGGGGACGCCGACGCTGGTCAACGTGGATGGGCTGGAGCGGAAGCGCAAAAAATGGAATTGGGTGGGCCGCGGTTATTATCTGGTTTCGGAATGGCTCTCGACCTTTTTGCCGACCGCCATCGTAACCGATGCGCAAGTCATCCAGGACTATTACGCCACGCGCTACGGCAAAGAGTCGGCCATGATTGCCTATGGAGCTGAAGTCGCCCGCCGCGCGATGCCTGATTTGCTTACCAAGTATGACCTGGAGCCGAATCGCTACGTGCTTTATGTCAGCCGTTTGGAACCGGAGAATAACGCGCACTTGGTGATCGAGGCTTATCAAAACCTCAAGACCGACTGGCCGCTGGTGATCGTCGGCGGCGCGCCTTACGCACAGGAATACATCGCACAACTCAAAAGCACCCGCGATCCGCGCGTGAAATTTTTTGGCTTCGTGTTTGGCGAGGATTATCGTGCGCTACAGCAGAACGCCTATTGTTATGTGCACGCGACCGAAGTGGGCGGCACGCATCCGGCGCTGATTGAAGCGATGGGGGCAGGGAATTGTGCGCTGACGTTGAACACGCCGGAGAATGTCGAAGTGCTCGGCGCGGCGGGCATTCTCTATGATTCGGTAGCTGATTTGACGCGGCAACTGCAACGCATCTTGGCCGACCCCGCGCTGATTACCGAATATCGCCGCCGCGCCATGTCCCGCGTTTTGGAGCTTTACAACTGGGAGCAGATCACTGACGAATACGAAACCCTGCTGTCAAAACTGGCGGGTATCGAGCTTGTTTCGGAACGAGTTCCGTCAGCGGCTCCCAGCCGCAACGAATTCACCTATCCGCGCGCGCCGTTTGCCGAAGAGCAACCTGCTGAAACCCGGCGCACGGCCACGACGCTGCACTGA
- a CDS encoding ABC transporter permease — protein sequence MSYQSSANVPLWSPAFALLREHRGLISSLVKRDLTNRYKGSVMGLAWTIITPAIQILIFTVIFAGIFNARFGNETSQFGYAIYMFCGMLPWIAFSEGVQRSATALTENVNLVKRVVFPIEALPVNLALSAIAQQLFGTLVLIVVAAMFEHTLSPTMLLLPLLLVPQLLVTVGLGWLAASFGVFIRDTAQFTQLVLMAWMYLTPILYPEKVIPAQYRWLVELNPLAALISSYRRILLEGRLPDWRGLAITMAFALVCFGVGYWWFERTKKAFADVL from the coding sequence ATGAGTTATCAATCAAGCGCCAATGTCCCGCTCTGGTCGCCCGCGTTCGCCTTATTGCGCGAACATCGTGGTTTGATCAGTTCGCTGGTCAAACGCGACCTGACCAACCGCTATAAAGGCTCGGTGATGGGCCTGGCGTGGACGATCATCACCCCGGCCATCCAAATCCTGATTTTTACCGTGATCTTTGCGGGGATTTTCAATGCGCGCTTCGGCAATGAGACCAGCCAGTTCGGCTACGCGATTTACATGTTTTGCGGAATGCTGCCGTGGATTGCGTTTAGCGAGGGTGTGCAGCGTTCGGCCACGGCTTTGACCGAGAATGTCAATTTGGTCAAACGTGTGGTCTTTCCCATTGAAGCGCTACCGGTCAATCTGGCGCTTTCAGCGATTGCGCAACAACTGTTCGGCACCTTGGTGCTGATCGTGGTGGCGGCAATGTTTGAACACACCTTGTCGCCCACCATGCTGTTGTTGCCCTTGCTGTTGGTGCCGCAGTTACTGGTAACCGTGGGGTTGGGTTGGCTGGCCGCCAGCTTCGGCGTTTTTATCCGCGACACCGCGCAATTTACGCAATTGGTGCTGATGGCCTGGATGTATTTGACCCCGATCCTTTATCCCGAAAAGGTGATCCCGGCCCAATATCGCTGGCTAGTGGAGTTGAATCCGCTGGCAGCGTTGATCAGCAGCTATCGGCGCATTTTATTGGAAGGGCGATTGCCCGATTGGCGCGGGTTGGCTATTACGATGGCGTTTGCGCTGGTCTGTTTCGGCGTTGGCTATTGGTGGTTTGAACGGACGAAGAAAGCCTTTGCCGATGTCTTGTGA